GGCCTCGACTCACCGCCCCCGGTGGTGGTGCGTCGATGCGCGGCCGGCACGCCCGCGTCACGCACCAGCGCGTCCAGCGTCGACTCGGCTCGCAGGAACTCGGCGGCGAACCGGCGGACGGCGTCGATCTCGCTGACGTCGCACCGCCGGGCGCGCAACCGGGCGGCGAGGCAGGCGGCGCGGAGTTCGGCACGGGTCCGTTCTCCCTCGGCCGGGTCCCGGATCACCGGATGCACTCGCGCGCCGAGCCGTGCCAGTCCGGCGGCGACGGCGGACCGGCCGAGACCGGAGTTCGCCCCGGTGTCGAGCGCGGAGGCCCCCGCCAACGCCTGCGGGGCGGGGTCGGCGGGCCGGCCCGCAGCCTGCCGCGCAGCAGGGGACTCCACCAGGGGTACCGGCCGAGAGCGGTCCGGTCCAGCGACGTGTCCAGCAGCAGGCCGCCACGCGCCGCCACGGTCATCTCGCCGTCTCCCCTCGATCCGCCCTCCCGGCGCTCCGTCGGAGTCCCGGCCGCCCGTATCGGGGGCAGGGCCGCTTCTGGTCGTGCCCGGCGGCGATCCGGTTCTCCGGTCCCACGGCCGCCCCGATCTCGGGAGCCGGCCCCCGCGCCGGGGTTCGACGGCGACCGGCGCGACATCGGGAGGGCGCGATGCCGCATCGTCACGGCGCCGCGTCGGAATCCATCGAGGTGACCTCCCACTGGTGGCCGTCGACGTCCTGGAAACGGCGCAGGTACATGGGGTTGGGCTCGGTGAGGTCGGGCTCGGCTCCCCCGCCCGCCGACAGCGCCGCCTCGACGAGGCGATCCACCCCGGACCGGCCCTCGGCGGTCAACGTCAGGATCACCTCGGTACTCAGGGCGGCGTCCGCGACGGGCTTGCCGGTGAAGGTCGCGAAGAACGGCTCGACGAGCAGCATCAGGTAGACGGTCTCACTGACGACCATGCAGGAGGCGTTCTCATCGGAGTACCGCGGGTTCTTGGTGAATCCGAGTGCCTCGTAGAAGGCGGTCGCCCGCCCGAGTTCCTTGACGGGCAGGTTCACGAAGAACAACGGGCTCATGGACAGACTCATCTCTCTCGACCGGCGCGCTCGGACAGGGTGACGGGCGGGATCGGCACGCCTCGCTGCTCACCCTGGCAGCTCCGGGGCACGAAGCCGACGCGACGCGCCTACCCCGGTGGAGTGCCTTTCTCGGCGGGTCGGTCTGGTGGTTCCGCGGCCTCGGTCGCCGCAGGCACCTCCGCGAGAGCGGGCGCTCGGAGGTCCGCCGCCGCTCACGCCGTCAGGCGCGCCGCCCTCTCGGCCGCGTCGCGTCCCGTCCGCCCTTCGGGGCGTGCGTGCCCCCGCTTCCGCCCCGCCCTTCTCGACGCCGGCCGGCCGGTCGCCGCCTCCCTGAGAGGACCGGATCGGCGGGTCGGCCGGGTGATCCGCAGGGTGCGCGGCGCGGTCATCGTGTCTCCGCCCGCCCCTTCCGCCGCCGTGACCCCGCCGCCGCGTTCCCGCACCGCCGAGCACGACACCCGGTCGACCATCCGACCGCCGTCGTCACGGCGCCCCGGCCAGGAGCCGCAGCGGGGGTCCGCCGGGGCGGAGTCAGCGGTCGCCCGGACTCGCTCTCGGCTCCGCCCTCGACCGACGGTGGAGCGGGCACGGGCGGCGGGGCGAGCGGGCCGCCGCGGCCGGGTCGTCTCCTCCCACCGTGTCCGTCCCTGTCACCAGGTTCGGACGGGCCGGCCGGCCACGACGGCGGGCCGTGCACACACCCCGCGTGCCCGGACTCGACCGGCCCGCGGGGAGGACGCCGACGACCGCCGGACACGCCGGGCCGCCGGTGGACACGCGGGACGCCGAGTGCGTCGATCAGCGGCCGCAGGTCAGCCCGCGGCCTTGTCGAACCCCGCCCGGTCGGCGGCGAGGAAGTCGATGATCAGGGCGTTGACCCGCTCCGGTGACTGCCGGTTCACCCAGTGTCCGTTGCCCTCGAACATCTCCAGCCGCGCGCCCGGAACCTCGGCCGCCGCCGCCACGGTGTGCTTCGGCGCGACGCCCACGTCCTTGTCGCCCTGGATGAAGAGGGTGGGGCAGGAGATCTCGGCCAGTCTCGGTCGCAGGTCGAGTCTCATCCTCCAGAAGCCGATCGAGCCGTTCTGCCAGTCCGACGCTCCGGCGCCGCCCTCGTGCACCAGCTGATGCACCTCGTCGACGATCTCCTCGAAGTCGTCCACCGGGCCGGGGACGAGGGTCTTCCTGATCAGTGAGACGACCGCCTCGCGCTTGCGGAACATCATCGTCGACACACCGGTGGTGAGCCGGGGCATCTTGGCGATCAGCCACAGCAGCTGGTGCACGCCCGGTGGGAACGAGATGATGCCGCCGGGCGCGATCGGGACGATGTTGCGCACCCGGTCCGGATGCTCGATGGCGTAGGCCAGGGTCATTCCGCCGCCCTGGGACATGCCCACCAGGTTCACCGACTCCAACCCGAAGTGATCGAGGACGCCGGTGATGCAGCGCAGCATCGTCTGGTGGTCGGCGACGCCTTCCCACTGTCTGCTGCCGCCCTGCTTCGGCCAGTCCAGGGCGAGGACACGGTGTTCGGCGGCCAGGGCCGGGATGAGGTGCCGCCAGCTGAGCATCGCGTTGTCCATCCCGGCGCCGCTGAGCAGCAGCACCGGCGGACCGTGATCGCCCGCCGTGATCACCCGAAGGCGGCCCTCGGGAAACGGCACGTAGGTGCTGTCGTACGGCTCGCGCTTGTCGTTCATGTCGATCCCTTCTCTGCTGTCCGCAACTGGGTCTCCACCCGATCGAGCAGCCGCAGCTGCGCGGTGCGCGCCTCCGTGTCGTCCGAGTCCTCCGTGTCGCCCGCGGGCCGGTCAAGCCCTCGCCCGACCAGTTCGACGATGACGTCGAGCGCGCCGTCGAGCCGCCGCTGCTCCAGTCCGCCGACCATGGGGCCGACGGAGAGCAGACCGACGGTCACGGCGCTGAGGGCGAGGCCGACGGCGTCGGCGTCGACGTCGGGGCGGATCGCCCCCGCCCGCTGCAGCTCCGCGACGTAGTCGGTGACCCAGGCCAGGCGCTGGGCATAGCGGTCGTCGGTGCGGTCGCGGGCGTAGGAGCCCAGGACGTCGGTGGTGCCGTAGAGGAAGGCGTGGACGAGCGGCTCGCCGCGCAGCGCCTCGATGCCGTACCGGTACACGGCGGCCAGGCCCATCGGCTCGGCGCCCTGCTCGACCCGGGTGCGGACGTCGGCGATGAGCCTGCGGAGACCGCGGATCAGCAGCGCGTCGAGCACCGCCTCCTTGCTCGGGTACTCCCGATACATCGCTCCCTTCGCGATCCCCGCGCGCTCGGCGATGTCGGCGACCGTCGTCCGGTCGTAGCCGCGAGTGCGGATCAACTCCTCGGCGGTGTCGAGGATGACGGCGGAACGGTTCGGAATCAGCGGCCTCGGCATCGGCGCCCCCTTTCGTAGTGACCAGATTAGCTTATCTGGTCACTACAGTGTCCATGCCGGCCGTCACACCTGGTCAGCGGGCCGGTTTTCGCCGCGGCCGACTCGGGCACTCCTGCCCTGTGCGGGGCGACGGCGCCTTGATCGCGGCTCGCCCGCAGGTGAGCCCACTCCGCCGCTCGACCTCCCGCCGCACCACCCGGCGGCCGGCGCACACCGTCCGAGGCCGCGGGCGACGAACCAGGACACGAGACGGACCGAGGAGGAGGCGGCGATGACCACGATGACCACCGCGGAGTACGAGAACTTCATCCAGGAGGGCACCCGGACGGCGAAGATCGCCACGGTGCGCGCGGACGGTCGCCCGCACGTCACCCCAGTGTGGTTCGTGCTGGACGACTCGGACCTGGTGTTCACCACGAGCGCGCACTCCGCGAAGGGCCACGACCTGCTGCGCACCGGGCAGGCGGCCGTGTGCGTCGAGGATGACGAGCCCCCGTTCTCCTTCGCCGTCGTGGAGGGCACCGTCACCACCAACGCCGAGCCCGGCGACGTCCTGCACTGGTCGACGCGCAACGCCGCCCGGTACATGGGCGAGGAGCTCGCCGACCAGTACGGCAGGCTGAACGCGGGCGAGGGAATGATGACCGTGCGCCTCACTCCCACCAAGATCATCGCCGAGAAGGACCTGACGAACGTCTGAGCGGGCGGCGCGCCGGTCGCCGATCCGGGGCGGAGACCGACGCCGTCGGCGGCCTGGGCCGTCCCCTCGCCGACGCCGTGCCCGGCGATCTCGCGGCAGCGCCCGTCGGCGCAGGTCGGCGCCGTTCGCGCGCCCGACCGGCGAGGAGATTCCGACCGGCGGGCCGGGCCGCTTACAGTGTTCGACGGCGACGATGCCGGCGGCGAAGGGACGGATCGGTTGGTCGAGGGCGTACGGCGGGTGTCGATGGCCGACGTCGCGCGGCTGGCGGGCGTGTCCTCGCAGACCGTGTCGAGAGTGTCCAACGGACACCCCAGTGTCACGGAGTCGACGCGACGCCAGGTGGTACGAGCGATGCAGGAGCTGGGCTATCGGCCCAACAGCGCCGCCCGTGCCCTCAAGCGCGGCGAGTTCCGCACGATCGGGGTCATCCTCTTCACGCTGTCCAGCACCGGCAACGTCCGCACGCTGGAGGCGATCTCGGCGTCCGCCGCGCAGGAGGGCTACGCCGTCACCCTCCTGCCGGTGAGCGTGCCGACGCAGGCCGGGATGCACGGGGCCTTCACCCGCCTCGGTGAGCTGGCGGTGGACGCGATCATCGTCATCATGGAGGTCCACCTGCTGGACGCGGCGACGGTGGACCTGCCACGCGACGTGCCGATCGTGGTCGCCCAGTCGGGCGAGGACGACCTCTACCGCATCGTCGACACCGACCAGGTCGGCGGGACACGAGACGCGGTACACCACCTGCTCGACCTGGGTCACCGCACCGTCTGGCATCTCGCCGGGCCCGACGAGTCCTTCGCGGCGCGCCGCCGGGCCTCGGCCTGGGAACAGGCGCTGCGTGAAGAGGACCGCGCCGTCCCGCCGCTGGTCCGAGGCGACTGGACGGCCGACTCCGGCTATCGGGCCGGGCTGCGGCTGGCGGCGGAACCCGACTGCACCGCGATCTTCGCCGCCAACGATCAGATGGCGCTCGGTCTGCTCCGCGCTCTGCACGAGGCCGGGCGGCCGGTGCCCGCGGCGGTCAGCGTCGTCGGCTTCGACGACATCCCCGACGCCGGCTCCTTCCTCCCGCCGCTGACCACGATCCACCAGGACTTCACCGAGGTCGGCCGCAGGCTCGTCACGGACGCGCTGCGTCAGATGCGCGGCGAGCCCGTCGCGCACAGCAGGACACTGGTGCCCACCCGTCTCGTGCTGCGTCAAAGCACCGCGCCGCCCGCCGGTCAGTCCTGATCGGAGCCGTGACCGCGGGCGGCGGGCACGATCTCGACGCCCAGGCAGACACGCGCCCCTCGGGCCGAGACGCCGCTCGACGACCATCGGCGGAGGTGCCCGCCCCGGATCCTCGTCGCAGCGCCGTCCCCTCCCGGCCGGGACACACCGCGGCCGAGTGCGGCGCGCGGCAGGCCGGCGGGCGCCACGGTCGGTGCCGGCGCCCCCGCGGCAGGACCGGGTGACGTCTTCGTTCCCGCCGACGGCATACCTAGGGTGCCCGTCCCCCGCAGGACTCCCGCACCTCCAACGTGGGCCACAGCTCCACCCGGTGCACCGGGCGCATCGCACCCTCGGCCGCCCGCGCCAGCGCCAGTTCGGCGGCGAGCCTGCCGAGACGATGCTTCTGCGGCCGGACCGCCGTCAGCGGCGGGTCGGACGCGGCGGCCACCTCGTCGTCATAGGACACCACCGCGAGTTCACCGGGCACGTCGATGCCCAGGAAACGAGCGCGTTCCAGCATTCCGACCGCCTCACGATCGGAGTGCACGAGCATGGCGCGGACGTCGTCGCGACGGCAGCCGCGCAACACGTCGTCGTAGGTGGCGGGCCAGCCGGGCGTGCCGTACGCGGGAACCTCGACGTCGATCGACTCCGCGCAGGGCAGCCCGAGTTCGGCCGTGGTGTCCCGCCAGCCGGTGCGCAGCGCACGACTGGTGGGGCTCGACCGAGAGGTCACCAGCGCCACGGAGCGATGTCCGAGGGTCACCAGATGTCGGACGGCGAGCCCCGCGCCCATGGCATGCGCGGTCGTGGCGGCGTCGAGCGCCAGCGTCGGCAGCTCCGGGGGCGGGCGGCGCTCGACCAGCACGATCGACGCGGCCAGCCCGCCCAGCCAGCGCAGCAGCTCCCGCCCGGCGTCGCCGGAGACGACCGGGGCGACCAGCAGCGTCTTCACCCCTCGGTCCAGCAGGTCGGCGATCTGCCTGCGGTCCTCGCCGGGCTGGTAGTGGGTCACCCGCATCACCAGCCTGCCGTCGGCGGCGGCGACGGCGGCCTGTGCGCCCTGGATGACGTGCGGCCAGTAGTACTCCACCGAGGGCACGACCATCCCCACGGCGGTCCGGAGCACCGTGCCGCCGAAGACCGAGCCGCGATGTCCGCTGTCCTGGCTGCCGCGCCGAGGCAGGGTGATCCCGCCGTGCACCCGGACCACCAGACCGCGATCGGCCAGGGCGGTGACGTCGCGCCGCACCGTGACGGCGGAGACGCCCAGCAGGGTGACGAGCTCGGCCAGGCGGGCCCCGCCCCGGCGGCGGACGAAGGCGAGGACGGCGTCCTGCCGCTGAGCCGCCAACGTCATGACGCCGCCGCCAGCCGAACACGCGCGGCGGTCACCGTCGAGGAGACCGCGCCCAGCGTCAGTCTGGTGAGCTGTGCACCCCACGAGGCACGCAGCAGCGGATCGTCCAGCGGCCTGCGCTCCACCTCGGCGACCAGCAGCGTCGGGTCCCAGCTCACCAGCAGCGCCCGCCCCGAGGCCGGCGTCACGATCGCCCGCCCGGAGGCGAGCTCGACGGTCCCCGCGAGGACGTGCCGCAGCAGCACCGGGGCGCCCGCCGCCGACTCCCAGGAATCGTCGATCACCACGTGGGCCTCTTCCCGACCGGTCGCCCGAATCAGCCGGATCGACCGCGACCAGCGGGCGAGCAGTCCGGCGGGATAGACGCCCGCCAGTTCGGCGTGCAGCGCGGTGGTCCGCTCGGTCCGCTCGACGGCGACGTCGCGCGCCGCGTGCTCGGCCCCGGCCGGCTGGGCGGCACCGGGCTCGGGGACGTTGTGCCATTCGCTGCGCAGGGGCCAGGCGTCGTAGCGGTTCGCGCCGAAGCTGCCCGCGGTGTAGGTGGGCTGCCCGACGTCCACGATCAGCGGCGTTCCGTCGAGCGCGACCCAGTACGACCCGACGTCGAGGTGGTTGTGCCGTTCGCCGTTGTGGCCCGCCTTCGCGGCCAGCGTCAGGCCGCGGGTGGTACCCGCCGTCTCGCGGGCGACGAGCACCTGCACCCGGGGCAGCCAGTCGTCTCGGCTCAGCCAGGAGCCCCGATCGCCGTCTGGGTCGGGTCCAGGGAGGTTCGACGCCGGAAGATCCCGACCTGCGGCGGAGTCGAGCCCTGAGAGATCGACCCCTGGAAGGTGCGGCTCCGCGAGATCCGTCCCCCGGTGATCCGCACCGGCGAGATCGGTCCGGGTGGCGCCGACGGCGTCATGGCCGGCACTCGGCCGTCTCACGTCCGCGCCGCCCACCCCGGCCGCGCCCGGCCCTGCCACCTCAGGCGCCACCACATCAGGCCCTATCGCATCAGGTCCCCACGCCCCCGGCTCCGATCGACTCACAGGCGTTCGGTCCGCCTCGCCGGGCTGTACTGCCCGGCGACTCGGTTCCACCGGGCCCGCGGTCGCCCGCGCGGCCGTGTGCGCCGCCCGCCACTCCTCGTCGACGAGCCCGACCAGCGCGCTGCCCAGACCCGCCTCCGGACGGACCGCGAGCGGGTCCCGACCGCCTCGGGCCGCCGCGTGGTCCCGGACGGCTGCGTCGGACAGCGTCCGCCCCCATCGGTGGGCGAGATGCCAGGGCTGTGTCCCGGACAGCAGCGCCGGCCCGTCCCCGGCGTTGACGTACCAGAGCCCGCCGAGATGCATGCGATGCGGGAACCGAGCGAGCCGCCCCAGGATCGGCAGCCTCCTGGCGTCCAACGTCGGACCGCCCACCGCGGCGAGCAGTTCGAGCGACTCCCACAGTCGCCCCGCCCCGTGCCACCAGTACGCCACGCCCTCGTCGATCCCGCCGTCGTCCGGCAGCGCGGCGAGGAACCGGTCGAGTCCGGACAGGACGAGCCGCAGCACGGCGGCCTGCTCGCCGGGATCGTCGATCACCGTGACGGCGGCGATCACCACGGCGCTGTGAATCCAGGCGTTCCAGTTGTCGGCGGGTCGGTCCAGTCCCAGCCACGGCCAGTCCCGCCTGGTCGTGAAGGGTGTCAGGAGCCGCGACCGCACCTCGCGGCGGATGCGGCGACGCAGGCCCGGCACGCGGACGTCGAGGTGCGGGCCGAGGACGTGATCCGCCCAGGCGAGGAGGCCGCCGACCTCGGCGGCACCGAGATCGAGGTACGGGTCGTCCGGGTCGGGCAGCACCTCCCGGCGGGCCGCGGTGTGCGCGTCGTGCGGCGCCCAGCACCACGTGCTCATCTCGCACAGGGCCGTGATCCCGTCCGCCGCGGCATCGAGGTCGGGGACGGCGTCGGGCGGCGCGTCGGCCGCGGCGTGCTCGCCGGAGAGCACGGCTGCCAGCGTGACCGCCGCCGTCCTCGTCCGCAGCTCCCGTGCCGCGTCCTCATGCGCCGTGCGGTTGCCGTCGCGGAACGATCGGGCCCAGTCGGAGGCGCGCAGCACCGGGGCAGGCCGGGCGCGCCACCGGGCCGCGAGCCGCAGCAGGCCGTCCCGGGTCCGCGCGTCGACGGCGTCCCAGACGCCGCGATCGGTGACCGGCGGAACGGGCAGCCGGGCCTTGGCGTCGCGCAGCACCAGGGCGACGGGGTCGGGACCATCCCCGACCGCCTGCCCGCGGCCGTCGTCGACGGCCGCCGCCGCGCCGGTGAGCAACCCGGTGAGAGGGCCTTCGGTCACTTTCGCTCCTGATCGATCGTGATCGGTTCTGGCCACCATGATTGACCGCGAACGATTTCACACGATGAGGTGACGCAGGTAACTGCCAGAAGGGAATCAGCAATGGGGCTTGATACCGGCTGGTCGCGCCGCGCCTTCCTCCGCGCCTCGGCCCGCACCGCCGTCGCCGTCTCGGGCGGGTCACTGCTCGCGGGCTGCGCCACCTCGACGAGCGCGCCGCCCGGAGCCACCACCGTGCGGCTGTGGTCCTGGTTGACCGGGATGGACCGCTACGTCGCGGCGTTCAACGCCGCCCAGCGCGAGGTGCACGTGGAGCTGAGCGTGCTGGCCGCGGGCCTGTCCGGCGGGTACGCGCAACAGACGAACGCCATCCGAGCGCACAACGCGCCCGACATCCTGCATGTCGAATACCAGGGTTTGATCCAGATCCTGGCTACCGGCGGCCTGCGCGACATCACCGAGGACGTCGCCGACCTCGCCGACGGCTACTCGTCCGCCGCCTGGCAGGCCGTGCGGCCCGACGGCCGGACCTGGGCGGTGCCGATGGACATGGCCCCGATGGCCTTCTACTACCGCAAGGACCTCTTCGACGAGGCCGGTCTGCCCGTGCCGCGCACCTGGGAGGAGTTCCGGGACGCCGCCGAGGCGATCCGCGCGCTCGACCCCGCCGCACGCATCACGACGTTCCCGCTCAACGACGGCTCCTTCTTCGCCGGGATGTCCTGGCAGGCGGGCGACCCGTGGTGGTCGATCGACGGCGACACCTGGGTGGTCGACGTCGCGGGCGAGGGGACGCTGCGCACCGGGGCGTACTGGCAGGACCTCATCACCGCCGACCTGGTGGGCAGCGGGGCGACCGGCACCCAGGACTGGATCGCGGCCATGCACGAGGGACGGCTCTGGGGTCTGCTCGGCGCGTCCTGGAGCGTCGGCACGCTGCAGAAGTCCATCCCCGACGATCGCGGACGCTGGGCCGTGACCACCATGCCCACCTGGGGCGACGACCTCGCCAACGGCATCCAGGGCGGCACGGCGTTCGGCGTCTCCCGCGAGAGCGCGGTGCCGGAGGCGGCGATGACGTTCCTGCGGTGGCTGAGCACCGACCCCGAGGTGCCGCGCATCGGGTCCGAGTTCACCTCGCCGTTCCCCGCCTACCTGCCCAACCGCGAGGTGGCCAGGGGCTTGGCACCCGGCGACTACTTCGTCGGCGACCCGGTGTACGACGTGCTGGACGAGGCCGACTCCCGCGTGCCCGACTGGACGTGGGGCCCGAACGCCCTCGGTCTCTTCTCGACGGTGGCCGACGCCTTCGGCGGAGTCACCACCGGACGCACCACCATCCCCGAGGCGTTGGCGGGCGTGCAGGCCGCCGCCGTGGCGGGCATGCGCGACCGGGGCCTGTCGGTCCGCGAGCGGGGGCGGTCATGACCGTGCTCGCCAAGTCCGAGACGTCCGCCGAGCCGCGACCACCCGGCCCACGACGCCGACGGCTGCGGACGGCGCCGCTGGTGCTGGCCGCGCCGTTCGCGCTGCTGCTCACGGGAACCGTCCTCATCCCGATCGGCTACGCCCTCTATCTGAGCCTGTTCACCGAGCGCCTCACCGGCCTGGGCTTCGCGGGCCCCGAGGACGTCTTCGTCTGGCTGGCCAACTACGCCGAGGTCCTCGGCGACCCGGCGTTCCGGACGAGCCTGGTCAACGTCGGGCTCTACGCTCTGATCCACGTGCCCCTGATGCTGGGCGCCGCGCTGGTCCTCGCGCTGCTGTTGGACGGGGCGGTGCTGCGGCTGCGGCAGATGTGGTCGCTGATGGTGTTCCTGCCGTATGCCGTGCCCGGTGTGATCGCGGGGCTCATCTGGTCGTACCTGTTCAGCCCCGGCATCGGACCGCTGAACGACGTCCTGCCCTGGAACCCGCTCGGCGCCGACGGCGTTCTGCCCTCCATCGTCGTGATGGCCACCTGGCAGTGGATGGGCTACAACATGATCATCTTCTACACGGCGTTGCAGACCGTGCCCCGCGACGTGCTGGAGGCGGCCAGGGTCGACGGCGCCGGACCGATCCGCACCGCGTTGTCGATCAAGACGCCGATGATTCGGCCGACGATCTTCGTCGCGCTGGTCTTCACCGTCATCGGCTCCCTCCAGCTGTTCACCGAGCCGCTCGTCCTCAGCTCGTTCACCAACTCCGTGACCAGCACCTGGACCCCGAGCCTCTACGTGTACGAGTCGGCGTTCATCAGCAACGACTACGGCAAGGCCGCCGCGGCCTCCCTCGTGCTGGCCGTCGCCTCGGCGATCCTGTCGGCGCTGGTCATGCGACTGTCCACCCGGAGGTCTCGATGACCACGACCAGACAGACCTCCCGCTGGACCTCGCGGGGCGCCGTCCACGCGCTGCTGCTGCTGGCCGCCCTGTACAGCGTGCTGCCGCTGGTGTGGCTGTTCACCTCGGCCACCAAGAACGTCGGCGACTTCTCCACCACCAGCGCGTTCGAACTAGGCGAGTGGAACCTCGCGGGCAATCTGCGCGACCTCTTCACCGAGGAGGGCGGCATCTTCCTGGACTGGGCACGCAACTCGCTGCTCTACGCCGGGGCGGGCGCGCTGCTGGGCGCGTTGATCTGCACGGCCTGCGGCTACGCGATCGCCCGGCTGGACTTCCCCGGTCGCAGGCTGCTGTTCGCCGTCACCCTGGCGGGCGTCCTGGTCCCCACCACCGCGCTGGCCCTGCCGCTCTACCTGCTGGCCACGGAACTGCGCATCGTCGACACGTTCTGGGCGGTCTTCATCCCGCTGCTCACCAATCCGTTCGGCGTCTACCTCGCGCGGGCCTACGCCGAGGCGGCCGTGCCGAACGAGCTGCTGGAGGCCGCGCGCATCGACGGCGCGGGCGAGCTGCGGACCTTCGTCACCGTCGCGCTGCCGCTGCTGCGGCCGGGGGTGGTCACCATCCTGCTGTTCCAGTTCGTCGGCATCTGGAACAACTTCTTCCTGCCGCTGGT
This genomic stretch from Actinoalloteichus hoggarensis harbors:
- a CDS encoding carbohydrate ABC transporter permease, which gives rise to MTVLAKSETSAEPRPPGPRRRRLRTAPLVLAAPFALLLTGTVLIPIGYALYLSLFTERLTGLGFAGPEDVFVWLANYAEVLGDPAFRTSLVNVGLYALIHVPLMLGAALVLALLLDGAVLRLRQMWSLMVFLPYAVPGVIAGLIWSYLFSPGIGPLNDVLPWNPLGADGVLPSIVVMATWQWMGYNMIIFYTALQTVPRDVLEAARVDGAGPIRTALSIKTPMIRPTIFVALVFTVIGSLQLFTEPLVLSSFTNSVTSTWTPSLYVYESAFISNDYGKAAAASLVLAVASAILSALVMRLSTRRSR
- a CDS encoding alpha/beta fold hydrolase yields the protein MNDKREPYDSTYVPFPEGRLRVITAGDHGPPVLLLSGAGMDNAMLSWRHLIPALAAEHRVLALDWPKQGGSRQWEGVADHQTMLRCITGVLDHFGLESVNLVGMSQGGGMTLAYAIEHPDRVRNIVPIAPGGIISFPPGVHQLLWLIAKMPRLTTGVSTMMFRKREAVVSLIRKTLVPGPVDDFEEIVDEVHQLVHEGGAGASDWQNGSIGFWRMRLDLRPRLAEISCPTLFIQGDKDVGVAPKHTVAAAAEVPGARLEMFEGNGHWVNRQSPERVNALIIDFLAADRAGFDKAAG
- a CDS encoding LacI family DNA-binding transcriptional regulator → MVEGVRRVSMADVARLAGVSSQTVSRVSNGHPSVTESTRRQVVRAMQELGYRPNSAARALKRGEFRTIGVILFTLSSTGNVRTLEAISASAAQEGYAVTLLPVSVPTQAGMHGAFTRLGELAVDAIIVIMEVHLLDAATVDLPRDVPIVVAQSGEDDLYRIVDTDQVGGTRDAVHHLLDLGHRTVWHLAGPDESFAARRRASAWEQALREEDRAVPPLVRGDWTADSGYRAGLRLAAEPDCTAIFAANDQMALGLLRALHEAGRPVPAAVSVVGFDDIPDAGSFLPPLTTIHQDFTEVGRRLVTDALRQMRGEPVAHSRTLVPTRLVLRQSTAPPAGQS
- a CDS encoding PPOX class F420-dependent oxidoreductase, producing MTTMTTAEYENFIQEGTRTAKIATVRADGRPHVTPVWFVLDDSDLVFTTSAHSAKGHDLLRTGQAAVCVEDDEPPFSFAVVEGTVTTNAEPGDVLHWSTRNAARYMGEELADQYGRLNAGEGMMTVRLTPTKIIAEKDLTNV
- a CDS encoding substrate-binding domain-containing protein; its protein translation is MTLAAQRQDAVLAFVRRRGGARLAELVTLLGVSAVTVRRDVTALADRGLVVRVHGGITLPRRGSQDSGHRGSVFGGTVLRTAVGMVVPSVEYYWPHVIQGAQAAVAAADGRLVMRVTHYQPGEDRRQIADLLDRGVKTLLVAPVVSGDAGRELLRWLGGLAASIVLVERRPPPELPTLALDAATTAHAMGAGLAVRHLVTLGHRSVALVTSRSSPTSRALRTGWRDTTAELGLPCAESIDVEVPAYGTPGWPATYDDVLRGCRRDDVRAMLVHSDREAVGMLERARFLGIDVPGELAVVSYDDEVAAASDPPLTAVRPQKHRLGRLAAELALARAAEGAMRPVHRVELWPTLEVRESCGGRAP
- a CDS encoding ABC transporter substrate-binding protein; the protein is MGLDTGWSRRAFLRASARTAVAVSGGSLLAGCATSTSAPPGATTVRLWSWLTGMDRYVAAFNAAQREVHVELSVLAAGLSGGYAQQTNAIRAHNAPDILHVEYQGLIQILATGGLRDITEDVADLADGYSSAAWQAVRPDGRTWAVPMDMAPMAFYYRKDLFDEAGLPVPRTWEEFRDAAEAIRALDPAARITTFPLNDGSFFAGMSWQAGDPWWSIDGDTWVVDVAGEGTLRTGAYWQDLITADLVGSGATGTQDWIAAMHEGRLWGLLGASWSVGTLQKSIPDDRGRWAVTTMPTWGDDLANGIQGGTAFGVSRESAVPEAAMTFLRWLSTDPEVPRIGSEFTSPFPAYLPNREVARGLAPGDYFVGDPVYDVLDEADSRVPDWTWGPNALGLFSTVADAFGGVTTGRTTIPEALAGVQAAAVAGMRDRGLSVRERGRS
- a CDS encoding heparinase II/III domain-containing protein, with product MTEGPLTGLLTGAAAAVDDGRGQAVGDGPDPVALVLRDAKARLPVPPVTDRGVWDAVDARTRDGLLRLAARWRARPAPVLRASDWARSFRDGNRTAHEDAARELRTRTAAVTLAAVLSGEHAAADAPPDAVPDLDAAADGITALCEMSTWCWAPHDAHTAARREVLPDPDDPYLDLGAAEVGGLLAWADHVLGPHLDVRVPGLRRRIRREVRSRLLTPFTTRRDWPWLGLDRPADNWNAWIHSAVVIAAVTVIDDPGEQAAVLRLVLSGLDRFLAALPDDGGIDEGVAYWWHGAGRLWESLELLAAVGGPTLDARRLPILGRLARFPHRMHLGGLWYVNAGDGPALLSGTQPWHLAHRWGRTLSDAAVRDHAAARGGRDPLAVRPEAGLGSALVGLVDEEWRAAHTAARATAGPVEPSRRAVQPGEADRTPVSRSEPGAWGPDAIGPDVVAPEVAGPGAAGVGGADVRRPSAGHDAVGATRTDLAGADHRGTDLAEPHLPGVDLSGLDSAAGRDLPASNLPGPDPDGDRGSWLSRDDWLPRVQVLVARETAGTTRGLTLAAKAGHNGERHNHLDVGSYWVALDGTPLIVDVGQPTYTAGSFGANRYDAWPLRSEWHNVPEPGAAQPAGAEHAARDVAVERTERTTALHAELAGVYPAGLLARWSRSIRLIRATGREEAHVVIDDSWESAAGAPVLLRHVLAGTVELASGRAIVTPASGRALLVSWDPTLLVAEVERRPLDDPLLRASWGAQLTRLTLGAVSSTVTAARVRLAAAS
- a CDS encoding carbohydrate ABC transporter permease: MTTTRQTSRWTSRGAVHALLLLAALYSVLPLVWLFTSATKNVGDFSTTSAFELGEWNLAGNLRDLFTEEGGIFLDWARNSLLYAGAGALLGALICTACGYAIARLDFPGRRLLFAVTLAGVLVPTTALALPLYLLATELRIVDTFWAVFIPLLTNPFGVYLARAYAEAAVPNELLEAARIDGAGELRTFVTVALPLLRPGVVTILLFQFVGIWNNFFLPLVMLTDPKLFPVTLGLFQWSSRVSQFPHYNPLVITGSLLAVVPLVLAFIVLQRQWRSGLAAGSVK
- a CDS encoding TetR/AcrR family transcriptional regulator — translated: MPRPLIPNRSAVILDTAEELIRTRGYDRTTVADIAERAGIAKGAMYREYPSKEAVLDALLIRGLRRLIADVRTRVEQGAEPMGLAAVYRYGIEALRGEPLVHAFLYGTTDVLGSYARDRTDDRYAQRLAWVTDYVAELQRAGAIRPDVDADAVGLALSAVTVGLLSVGPMVGGLEQRRLDGALDVIVELVGRGLDRPAGDTEDSDDTEARTAQLRLLDRVETQLRTAEKGST
- a CDS encoding VOC family protein encodes the protein MSPLFFVNLPVKELGRATAFYEALGFTKNPRYSDENASCMVVSETVYLMLLVEPFFATFTGKPVADAALSTEVILTLTAEGRSGVDRLVEAALSAGGGAEPDLTEPNPMYLRRFQDVDGHQWEVTSMDSDAAP